One part of the Deltaproteobacteria bacterium genome encodes these proteins:
- a CDS encoding lysophospholipase, with the protein MTAGGGDILMEARIGQFSGRDGTKLYYEQWNPPEPKAGIVFVHGVGDHCGRYGPFTQYFLKRAYRVCLYDQRGHGKSEGKRSHVDDFESLYHDLEDYVKFCRKGSSENLPWFIVGHSLGGQIVINFLSRFPDVFRAAVASSSNIEIALAIPGWVEKMSRKMVGVLPTMRLQGFIRPGMLSHDPKVVAAYKKDPLVSSNITIKIGVEILKNLEQIYSLCTKIKTPLLMIHGSADKVCSPEGTKRFYRELILAQKEMKIYEGMYHELFNEIKKEEVFHDVEHWFEKHF; encoded by the coding sequence ATGACAGCGGGGGGCGGAGACATTTTAATGGAAGCGCGTATTGGCCAATTTAGTGGAAGAGACGGAACGAAGTTATATTACGAACAGTGGAATCCTCCCGAGCCAAAAGCGGGAATTGTTTTTGTCCACGGAGTAGGGGACCATTGCGGGCGCTACGGTCCTTTCACCCAATATTTTCTGAAACGTGCCTATCGTGTTTGTCTCTACGATCAACGGGGGCACGGAAAATCCGAGGGCAAACGATCCCACGTCGATGACTTTGAATCGCTCTACCATGATCTCGAAGATTACGTAAAATTTTGCAGGAAAGGTTCTTCTGAAAATCTGCCTTGGTTTATTGTGGGACACAGTCTTGGCGGGCAAATCGTCATCAATTTTTTATCCCGTTTTCCCGATGTTTTCCGCGCGGCGGTGGCTTCTTCTTCCAATATCGAAATTGCGCTGGCAATACCCGGATGGGTGGAAAAAATGAGTCGCAAAATGGTGGGGGTTTTGCCGACCATGAGACTGCAGGGTTTTATTCGTCCGGGCATGTTGAGCCATGATCCCAAAGTGGTGGCGGCTTATAAAAAAGATCCACTTGTTTCTTCCAATATCACCATCAAGATCGGCGTGGAAATTCTCAAAAATTTGGAGCAAATTTATTCTCTGTGCACCAAAATCAAAACACCTCTTTTGATGATCCACGGTTCGGCCGACAAGGTCTGTTCCCCCGAAGGGACGAAGCGTTTCTACAGAGAATTGATCCTTGCGCAAAAGGAAATGAAGATTTATGAGGGGATGTACCATGAACTTTTCAACGAAATCAAAAAAGAGGAAGTTTTTCATGATGTCGAACATTGGTTTGAAAAACATTTTTAA